A region from the Rhodamnia argentea isolate NSW1041297 chromosome 7, ASM2092103v1, whole genome shotgun sequence genome encodes:
- the LOC115741852 gene encoding glucosamine 6-phosphate N-acetyltransferase-like: MQTGLPLNEACNLQVRKLEISDKSKGFVELLQQLTVCNTISDEDFQMRFQELSSLGDDHVICVIEDTSCGKIVATGSVFIEKKFLRNCSKVGHIEDVVVDRDSRGMRLGKRVLSFLTDHARSVGCYKVILDCSNENKAFYEKCGFKRKEIQMVKYFI; encoded by the coding sequence ATGCAGACTGGGCTCCCACTAAATGAAGCATGTAATCTTCAAGTTCGGAAACTAGAGATCTCCGACAAAAGCAAAGGTTTTGTAGAGCTACTGCAGCAACTGACAGTTTGCAATACTATCTCCGATGAGGATTTCCAAATGCGGTTCCAAGAGCTCAGCTCTCTAGGTGATGACCATGTGATTTGTGTGATAGAGGATACCAGTTGTGGAAAGATCGTCGCTACTGGAAGTGTGTTCATCGAGAAGAAGTTTTTAAGGAACTGCAGCAAGGTTGGGCATATTGAAGACGTGGTTGTTGATCGTGATTCTAGGGGGATGCGGTTAGGGAAGagggttctttcttttctcaccGATCATGCCCGATCTGTGGGTTGCTATAAGGTCATTCTTGACTGCAGCAATGAGAATAAAGCATTCTATGAGAAATGTGGCTTCAAGCGAAAGGAAATTCAGATGGTTAAGTATTTCATCTAA
- the LOC115741884 gene encoding MDIS1-interacting receptor like kinase 2-like, translating to MGSCLISDRSLLNNLQPALGASSSFFLLFVSSASSTPSTFTAAANSEKQTEALQTWKSSLEGRSQSLLPSWRGNDSCNFVGVACDDYGTITRLNLSNLGMRGTLGGLDFSRLANLISLDISNNKIYSSILEYRLNGSIPSSIGSLTNLTILCLGDNNLFGSLPPEGPFRKAFGIYPELNFIDLSHSYLYGDIPSEIGVLSKLERLNLASNILSGSIPARLFQCTNLLSLNLSKNDLKGSIPPKIGNAQFLDVLDLSRNLLTGRIPQELGKLRVLETMDVSHNGLFGSIPHTLGDMLALTIVDISYNNLEGPLPNVKAFTEAPFEAIRHNKRLCGNVVELAYSIPTEKCDVYSFGVVVLETIMRKHPGDSVCRECSSSSETELPPLLKDMLDQRLTPSRIRLREAEDVVSIAWLAFACLQANPQLRPTMKQVSQELHAQVPLDMPFSAVSLEQLRDLNGRRFRASEGDCKF from the exons ATGGGTTCTTGCTTAATCTCTGACAGGTCTCTGCTCAATAATCTCCAGCCTGCCTTAGgagcctcctcctccttcttcttgctctttgTCAGCTCTGCTTCTTCCACTCCTTCAACTTTCACTGCTGCTGCCAACAGTGAGAAACAAACAGAGGCTCTCCAGACATGGAAATCTAGCCTCGAAGGCCGTAGTCAATCCCTCCTGCCTTCATGGCGCGGCAATGATTCTTGCAACTTTGTTGGAGTCGCTTGCGACGACTACGGAACCATTACCCGTCTCAATCTTTCCAATCTCGGTATGAGAGGAACGTTAGGTGGCCTCGACTTCTCGCGCTTAGCCAATTTAATCAGTCTTGACATCAGCAACAACAAGATCTACAGCTCCATCCTCGAGTATCG TTTGAATGGTTCAATCCCTTCATCGATCGGAAGCCTGACCAATTTAACTATATTATGCCTCGGCGACAACAACTTGTTTGGTTCCTTGCCTCCTGAA GGCCCGTTCCGAAAAGCTTTTGGAATATATCCAGAGCTGAATTTCATAGACTTGAGCCACAGTTATTTGTATG GTGATATTCCTAGTGAAATAGGGGTTTTATCCAAACTGGAACGTCTCAACCTGGCATCAAACATTTTGAGCGGATCAATCCCTGCACGACTCTTTCAGTGCACAAACTTGCTGAGCTTGAACTTGAGCAAAAATGACCTCAAGGGAAGCATTCCTCCCAAGATAGGCAATGCGCAATTCCTAGACGTTCTTGATTTGAGTCGGAATCTATTGACTGGAAGAATACCACAAGAGCTAGGAAAGCTGAGAGTCCTCGAAACCATGGATGTCTCCCACAATGGCTTGTTTGGTTCCATCCCACATACTTTAGGTGATATGTTAGCTTTAACTATTGTTGACATATCCTACAACAACCTTGAAGGTCCTCTCCCAAATGTCAAAGCTTTTACTGAGGCTCCATTTGAGGCAATTCGACATAACAAGAGACTCTGTGGGAATGTCGTTG AGTTGGCTTATTCTATTCCAACTGAAAAATGTGATGTATATAGCTTTGGTGTCGTCGTGTTAGAGACGATCATGCGAAAGCATCCTGGAGATTCCGTCTGTCGGGAATGTTCATCCTCTTCCGAAACTGAGTTGCCACCTCTGTTGAAGGACATGCTAGATCAACGTCTCACGCCTTCTAGAATTCGACTTCGAGAAGCAGAAGACGTGGTCTCTATTGCATGGCTAGCATTCGCGTGTTTGCAAGCCAACCCGCAGCTTCGACCTACCATGAAACAAGTTTCGCAGGAGCTCCACGCTCAGGTACCCTTGGATATGCCATTCTCTGCAGTCAGCTTAGAGCAACTTCGTGATCTCAATGGCAGGAGATTTCGAGCATCGGAAGGAGACTGTAAGTTTTGA
- the LOC115741853 gene encoding iron-sulfur assembly protein IscA-like 2, mitochondrial, with the protein MSLIKRIAPFFAARIRENHRLLSSSASALREASSSPLTSPDDIHPTDSCIQRMKELWESEGSCSEKLLRLSVETGGCSGFQYVFDLDDKANSDDRIFQRDGVKLVVDNISYDFVKGATVDYVEELIRSAFQVTTNPSAVGGCSCKSSFMVKQ; encoded by the exons ATGTCATTGATCAAGCGCATAGCTCCATTTTTTGCTGCTCGGATTCGAGAGAACCATAGGCTTTTGAGCTCTTCTGCTTCAGCACTTCGTGAAGCTTCTTCCTCTCCATTGACATCTCCTGATGACATACACCCGACTGACAGTTGCATTCAG AGAATGAAAGAACTGTGGGAGAGTGAAGGATCCTGTAGCGAGAAACTGCTCCGCTTGAGTGTAGAAACTGGTGGTTGTTCGGGTTTCCAGTACGTTTTCGATTTGGATGACAAAGCCAATTCAGATGATAG GATTTTTCAGAGAGATGGAGTTAAACTTGTCGTAGACAATATTTCATATGATTTTGTGaaaggggcaactgttgactaTGTCGAAGAGCTTATCCGCTCGGCTTTCCAG GTAACTACAAACCCTAGTGCTGTGGGAGGGTGTAGCTGCAAGAGTTCTTTCATGGTAAAACAGTAA
- the LOC115741854 gene encoding cytochrome b-c1 complex subunit 9: MESAARRSGGGLLEGLYRVIMRRNSVYVTFIVAGAFLGERAVDYGVHKLWEYNNVGKRYEDIPVLGQRQSEE, from the exons ATGGAATCAGCTGCCCGCAGAAGCGGAGGAGGCCTTCTCGAAGGTCTCTACCGAGTCATTATGCGCCGGAACTCTGTCTACGTCACCTTCATCGTCGCCGGAGCTTTTCTCGGAGAACGG GCTGTTGACTACGGAGTTCATAAGCTCTGGGAGTACAACAACGTTGGG AAACGGTACGAGGACATTCCAGTTTTGGGTCAAAGGCAATCAGAAGAGTGA